In Deltaproteobacteria bacterium HGW-Deltaproteobacteria-4, a single genomic region encodes these proteins:
- the tsaA gene encoding tRNA (N6-threonylcarbamoyladenosine(37)-N6)-methyltransferase TrmO, giving the protein MTKNPHFTYRPIGILCSPYARRIDAPHQSTVVEGTESGELALATLELEDWLDEKVLQDLSGFDRLWLIFAFHRSEGWKSTVKPPRGGEKRGIFATRSPHRPNPIGLSAVELVRIEGRTLHLRGVDLLDGTPVLDIKPYVPYADAFPEARAGWIDELDTKLGRYFAPGPKKPR; this is encoded by the coding sequence ATGACCAAAAACCCCCATTTCACCTATCGCCCGATTGGCATCCTGTGCTCCCCCTATGCCCGCCGCATTGATGCCCCTCATCAAAGCACGGTGGTGGAAGGGACGGAGAGCGGTGAGTTGGCGCTTGCCACTCTGGAGCTGGAGGATTGGCTGGACGAAAAAGTCCTTCAGGATCTGAGCGGTTTCGACCGGCTTTGGCTTATCTTCGCTTTTCATCGCAGTGAAGGCTGGAAAAGCACCGTCAAGCCGCCGCGGGGGGGAGAAAAGCGGGGCATTTTCGCCACCAGGTCTCCGCATCGTCCCAATCCTATTGGCCTGTCGGCGGTCGAATTAGTCAGGATTGAAGGTCGGACGCTGCACCTGCGCGGGGTTGACCTCCTCGATGGCACCCCGGTTCTCGATATCAAACCCTATGTGCCCTACGCGGATGCTTTTCCGGAAGCCAGGGCCGGCTGGATCGACGAACTCGATACCAAGCTGGGGCGTTATTTTGCGCCTGGACCGAAAAAACCCCGGTAA
- a CDS encoding mechanosensitive ion channel protein, whose protein sequence is MRVLVSIFVAGIMSVSVCAAAPPDKTPAQTIIAPVPPPAPQVASEVVLLDEKPVLTISSGVLSFTPAERARAISERLARLISSPLLTAEMIMVANNEVTSDIVVKDLVLMAVTEADAQTQGKSRQELAQEYVEKIRSAVIEYRSERSLRQLFIDAVQAVALTLLLVVLLLLLKRYLPHVEALITSWKGTRIRSIQFQSIEVLNADRIVAMLLSFLRFMRVMLVIGLLYLYIPLVLSFFPMTEGVAARLFGYIETPVVRIGQAVLAYLPNIFFVAVICVCTYYVIRFSRFLFNEVEKQHISLPGFYSDWAMPSFKIVRFLIIAFAVVVAFPYLPGSDSPAFKGVSVFLGVLFSLGSTSAVANVVAGTILTYMRAFTLGDRVKIADTMGDVIEKTLLVTRIRTAKNVDITIPNAMVLGSHIVNYSSSARLILHTTITIGYDAPWRQVHELLLAAAASTERILPDPRPFVLQTALNDFYVSYELNATTDAPSAMPVIYSELHKNIQDHFNEAGVEIMSPHYSALRDGNTITIPANYLAAEYQPATHRINITGDAGCSSISSSGGNK, encoded by the coding sequence ATGAGGGTGCTCGTATCCATTTTTGTGGCAGGGATTATGAGTGTCAGTGTCTGTGCTGCTGCCCCTCCGGACAAGACACCCGCCCAGACAATCATTGCCCCTGTTCCGCCGCCGGCACCACAAGTAGCGTCTGAAGTGGTTCTGTTGGATGAAAAACCGGTCCTGACAATTTCCTCAGGGGTTCTTTCCTTTACGCCAGCGGAGCGAGCTAGGGCGATTTCCGAACGATTGGCCAGATTGATCAGTAGTCCGCTGCTCACGGCCGAGATGATCATGGTTGCCAACAATGAGGTCACCAGCGATATCGTGGTGAAAGATCTGGTGCTGATGGCCGTGACCGAGGCGGATGCGCAGACCCAGGGCAAATCCCGCCAGGAGTTGGCGCAGGAGTATGTGGAAAAGATCCGGAGTGCGGTCATTGAGTACCGTTCGGAACGGAGTTTACGACAACTTTTCATTGATGCTGTTCAGGCCGTGGCGTTGACGCTGCTATTGGTTGTTCTGCTCTTATTACTCAAGCGCTATCTCCCGCACGTGGAAGCCCTGATTACCTCCTGGAAGGGGACCCGTATCCGTTCGATCCAATTTCAGTCCATTGAAGTCCTCAATGCCGACCGGATCGTGGCGATGCTCCTGTCATTCCTCCGTTTTATGCGAGTGATGCTGGTGATCGGCCTGCTCTATCTTTATATTCCCCTGGTATTGAGTTTCTTCCCGATGACCGAAGGGGTAGCGGCCCGGCTCTTCGGTTATATCGAGACGCCGGTGGTCAGGATCGGGCAGGCGGTGCTGGCTTATCTCCCCAACATCTTCTTTGTCGCCGTAATTTGCGTCTGCACCTATTATGTTATCCGCTTCAGCCGCTTCCTGTTCAACGAGGTGGAGAAACAGCACATTTCCCTCCCCGGTTTTTATTCCGATTGGGCGATGCCGAGTTTCAAAATTGTCCGCTTTCTGATTATCGCCTTTGCCGTGGTGGTCGCCTTCCCTTATCTCCCCGGTTCTGATTCCCCGGCCTTTAAAGGAGTTTCGGTCTTTCTCGGAGTCCTCTTTTCCCTCGGTTCGACTTCGGCTGTCGCCAATGTCGTGGCCGGGACCATCCTCACCTATATGCGGGCTTTTACCCTGGGGGATCGGGTCAAGATTGCCGATACCATGGGGGATGTGATCGAGAAGACCTTGTTGGTGACCCGCATCCGGACGGCGAAAAACGTCGATATTACCATTCCCAACGCCATGGTTCTGGGCAGCCATATTGTTAACTACAGTTCTTCGGCGCGCCTTATTCTGCATACAACCATCACTATCGGCTATGACGCGCCCTGGCGGCAGGTGCATGAATTGCTGCTGGCCGCAGCCGCTTCAACTGAAAGGATTCTGCCGGATCCGCGCCCCTTTGTGTTGCAGACCGCCCTCAACGATTTTTATGTCAGTTACGAATTGAACGCCACCACCGATGCCCCCTCGGCGATGCCGGTCATCTATTCGGAGCTGCATAAAAATATCCAGGATCATTTCAACGAAGCCGGCGTTGAGATCATGTCTCCGCATTATTCTGCGTTGCGGGATGGTAATACAATCACGATCCCCGCGAATTACCTGGCAGCGGAATATCAGCCGGCGACGCACCGGATCAACATCACGGGCGACGCTGGCTGTTCGTCCATCTCATCTTCAGGAGGTAACAAATGA